From the genome of Alosa alosa isolate M-15738 ecotype Scorff River chromosome 20, AALO_Geno_1.1, whole genome shotgun sequence, one region includes:
- the edn2 gene encoding endothelin-2 yields MASSLCAAMVFSIILAVLLHEGAGLPVSKGEVQSSDPSPPHRVRTKRCSCSNWMDKECIYFCHLDIIWVNTPSKTTPYGLGSPLSRRRRSTGRCECNSPNDHTCNSFCHNSSENPALVIVSQQGLLPKTMRNPGNDLVTFLRQVAQVNQRAAEQQSASPRKKGSKVGWPRAR; encoded by the exons ATGGCCTCTTCTCTCTGCGCCGCCATGGTCTTCTCCATCATTCTCGCTGTGCTCCTGCACGAAG GAGCTGGACTGCCTGTGTCTAAGGGTGAGGTCCAGTCCTCTgacccatcaccaccacatcGGGTCAGAACCAAACGCTGTTCCTGCAGCAACTGGATGGACAAGGAGTGCATCTACTTCTGCCACCTGGACATCATCTGGGTTAACACACCAAG taaaaCCACCCCATATGGCCTGGGCAGCCCCTTGTCTCGCCGGCGCCGCTCTACAGGTCGCTGCGAGTGCAACAGCCCCAACGACCACACCTGCAACAGCTTCTGCCACAACAG CTCAGAAAACCCTGCCCTTGTGATAGTGAGCCAACAGGGTCTGCTTCCCAAGACCATGCGTAACCCAGGCAACGACCTCGTGACCTTTCTCAG GCAGGTGGCCCAGGTCAACCAAAGAGCTGCCGAACAGCAGTCTGCCTCTCCGAGGAAGAAAGGGTCAAAGGTGGGCTGGCCTAGAGCCAGGTaa